One Carassius carassius chromosome 20, fCarCar2.1, whole genome shotgun sequence DNA segment encodes these proteins:
- the LOC132096074 gene encoding cytochrome c oxidase assembly factor 1 homolog: protein MSRSTSLLQQMTVFVTVVTGGGCAMMYYLMQKNFAKSEHYRLALDQLNNNSSAMASLGAPPLKIHNIHLSDRHNRIDHSSAQLKIPVTGSRTGGYLYTTSTRDAIMNRWKLQQVFLKLREGEIIEIFNKTESEE from the exons ATGAGCCGCTCCACCAGCCTCTTGCAGCAGATGACAGTGTTTGTGACAGTGGTGACCGGCGGCGGCTGTGCTATGATGTATTACCTCATGCAGA AGAATTTTGCAAAATCAGAGCATTACCGTCTGGCCCTTGATCAGCTGAACAATAATTCCTCTGCTATGGCCAGTCTGGGCGCTCCTCCTCTGAAGATACACAATATCCATTTATCTGACCGACACAACCGCATTGACCACAGCAGCGCTCAG CTTAAGATCCCCGTTACCGGGTCAAGGACTGGAGGTTATCTCTACACAACTTCCACCAGAGATGCTATCATGAACAG ATGGAAGCTCCAGCAAGTGTTTCTGAAGCTGAGAGAAGGCGAGATCATTGAGATTTTCAACAAGACAGAATCTGAAGAGTAA
- the LOC132096073 gene encoding biliverdin reductase A-like — protein sequence MMLGSVVVGIGIAGCVRMRDLLSPLPSSAAEKFSIKGFVSRRTLEDQQGVKQISMTEALSRDDIHVAFICTENTNHEEHIRQFLEAGKHVCVEYPMTLSYTSAVDLWNLAQQKGLVLHEEHIELFTPDFKQLKKDIAGKTLEEGTLHFTGGSLKTNFGFPSFSGIARLTWLVDLFGELTVTAASLVEEKENKYMKLTAHFLTGQQKPLTWIEERAPGLGRAKHIDLRFQDASIKELPAGQREPVGLFMQDLVLFGRKLQGEVSAAELQDERSRILHCLQLAERIQKLSEHTQA from the exons aTGATGTTGGGATCAGTGGTTGTTGGAATAGGCATCGCAGGATGTGTGAGAATGAGAGATTTGCTCTCTCCTCTGCCGTCCAGCGCTGCTGAGAAGTTCAGCATCAAAGGCTTTGTGTCCAG GAGGACTCTTGAAGATCAGCAGGGTGTGAAGCAGATCTCTATGACGGAGGCGTTGAGCAGAGATGACATCCATGTGGCCTTCATATGCACTGAAAACACTAACCATGAAGAGCACATCAG GCAGTTTCTGGAGGCGGGGAAGCATGTGTGTGTTGAGTATCCCATGACCCTCAGCTACACATCTGCAGTGGATCTGTGGAATCTGGCTCAGCAGAAGG GCCTGGTGCTACATGAAGAACATATCGAGCTCTTCACTCCTGActtcaaacagctgaaaaaagacATCGCTGGGAAAACGCTGGAGGAGGGAACGCTGCACTTCACAg gtgGATCCCTGAAGACAAATTTTGGGTTCCCATCTTTCAGCGGGATTGCCAGACTGACCTGGTTGGTTGATCTTTTCGGGGAGCTGACGGTTACTGCAGCATCTCTGGTGGAGGAGAAAGAGAACAAATACATGAAGCTGACGGCACACTTCCTGACCGGCCAGCAGAA ACCTCTGACTTGGATTGAAGAGCGGGCTCCAGGACTGGGCCGAGCCAAACACATAGACCTTCGCTTCCAGGACGCCAGCATCAAGGAGCTTCCTGCAGGTCAGCGGGAGCCGGTCGGGCTGTTCATGCAGGATCTGGTGCTGTTCGGCCGGAAGCTGCAGGGTGAAGTGTCTGCTGCGGAGCTCCAGGACGAGAGGAGCAGGATCTTACACTGTCTGCAGCTGGCTGAGCGCATCCAGAAGCTCAGTGAACACACTCAGGCCTGA
- the wdr48b gene encoding WD repeat-containing protein 48 isoform X1 has translation MATLHRQNAAGRRKVQVSYVIRDEVEKYNRNGVNALQLDPALNRLFTAGRDSIIRIWSVNQHKQDPYIASMEHHTDWVNDIILCCNGKTLISASSDTTVKVWNAHKGFCMSTLRTHKDYVKALAYAKDKELVASAGLDRQIFLWDVNTLTALTASNNTVTTSSLSGNKDSIYSLAMNQTGTVIISGSTEKVLRVWDPRTCAKLMKLKGHTDNVKSLLLNRDGTQCLSGSSDGTIRLWSLGQQRCIATYRVHDEGVWALQVNEGFTHIYTGGRDRKIYCTDLRNPDLRVLICEEKAPILTMELDKSADPPQAIWVSTTKSVVNKWSLKGMHNFRASGDYDNDCSAPLTPLCTQPEQVIKGGTSIVQCHILNDKRHILTKDSNNSVAFWDVLKACKGEDLGKVDFDEEIKKRFKMVYVPNWFSVDLKTGMLTITLDESDCFAAWVAAKDAGFTSPDGSDPKLNLGGLLLQALLEFWPRTHINPVEEEESELNHVNGEQESRIQKGNGYFQVPPHTPVIFGEAGGRTLFRLLCRDSGGETESMLLNETVPQWVIDITVDKNMPKFNKIPFYIQPHSSSGAKTLKKDRLSASDMLQVRKVMEHVYEKIINLDTESQTTSSSANDKLGEQEKEEDVAVIAEEKIELMCLDQLLDANMDLRTVKHFIWKSGGDLTLHYRQKST, from the exons CAGGATCCTTACATCGCTTCAATGGAGCATCACACGGACTGGGTGAATGACATCATCCTCTGCTGTAATGGAAAAACAT TGATATCAGCCTCCTCGGACACCACCGTGAAAGTCTGGAATGCACACAAAGGGTTCTGCATGTCTACGTTACGGACACATAAG GACTACGTCAAAGCTTTAGCATATGCAAAGGACAAAGAGCTGGTGGCCTCTGCTGGGCTGGACAGACAGATCTTCCTGTGGGATGTGAACACACTGACGGCTCTGACTGCCTCCAATAATACAGTCACCA CTTCCTCACTGAGTGGAAACAAGGACTCCATCTACAGTCTGGCCATGAATCAGACAGGAACTGTGATCATCTCAGGATCTACAGAGAAG gtcttGAGGGTCTGGGATCCACGAACATGTGCTAAACTAATGAAGCTGAAAGGCCACACTGACAATGTCAAATCATTATTGTTGAACAGAGACGGCACTCAG TGTCTCTCCGGTAGCTCGGATGGCACGATCCGCTTGTGGTCTCTGGGTCAGCAGCGATGCATCGCCACATACCGGGTCCACGACGAGGGTGTATGGGCGCTGCAGGTGAACGAGGGCTTTACGCACATCTACACTGGAGGACGTGACCGGAAAATCTACTGCACAGATCTGCGTAACCCTGACTTACGTGTGCTCATATGTGAGGAGAAAGCTCCCATCCTGACG ATGGAGTTGGATAAATCAGCTGATCCTCCTCAAGCAATTTGGGTGTCCACAACTAAATCGGTTGTAAACAAATGG TCTCTAAAGGGCATGCATAACTTCAGAGCGTCTGGAGACTACGACAACGACTGCAGTGCTCCTTTAACTCCACTGTGTACACAGCCAGAGCAGGTCATCAAAG GAGGCACCAGCATTGTTCAGTGTCATATTCTCAATGACAAGAGGCACATACTCACTAAAGACTCCAATAACAGTGTGGCATTCTGGGATGTCCTCAAG GCATGTAAGGGGGAAGACCTGGGTAAAGTGGACTTCGATGAAGAAATTAAAAAGAGGTTCAAGATGGTCTATGTGCCGAACTGGTTTTCTGTAGATCTCAAAACAGGG ATGCTGACCATCACGCTGGATGAAAGTGATTGTTTTGCGGCGTGGGTGGCAGCTAAAGATGCTGGTTTTACAAGCCCAGACGGCTCCGATCCTAAGT TGAATCTGGGTGGGCTGCTCCTGCAGGCGCTGTTAGAGTTTTGGCCCAGAACTCATATAAACCCAGTAGAAGAGGAGGAAAGTGAACTCAACCATG TGAACGGTGAACAGGAGAGTCGAATTCAAAAGGGCAACGGCTACTTCCAGGTTCCTCCACACACTCCTGTCATCTTTGGGGAAGCAGGAGGAAGAACATTGTTTCG GTTATTGTGCCGTGATTCTGGAGGAGAGACAGAGTCCATGTTACTGAATGAAACCGTACCTCAGTGGGTTATTGATATCACCGTAGAT AAAAATATGCCAAAATTCAACAAGATCCCATTCTACATCCAACCTCATTCATCTTCTGGGGCCAAAACACTCAAAAA GGACCGTCTGTCTGCTAGCGACATGCTACAGGTCCGGAAAGTGATGGAGCACGTCTACGAAAAGATCATCAACCTCGACACAGAGTCACAGACCACCAGCTCCTCAGCCAATGACAAACTGGGAGAGCAGGAGAAAGAGGAAGACGTGGCAGTGATAGCTGAAGAGAAGATTGAGCTCATGTGTTTAGATCAG CTTTTGGATGCAAACATGGACCTCAGGACTGTAAAGCATTTCATCTGGAAGAGCGGTGGAGACCTGACCCTTCATTATCGACAGAAATCCACATGA
- the wdr48b gene encoding WD repeat-containing protein 48 isoform X2 produces the protein MATLHRQNAAGRRKVQVSYVIRDEVEKYNRNGVNALQLDPALNRLFTAGRDSIIRIWSVNQHKDPYIASMEHHTDWVNDIILCCNGKTLISASSDTTVKVWNAHKGFCMSTLRTHKDYVKALAYAKDKELVASAGLDRQIFLWDVNTLTALTASNNTVTTSSLSGNKDSIYSLAMNQTGTVIISGSTEKVLRVWDPRTCAKLMKLKGHTDNVKSLLLNRDGTQCLSGSSDGTIRLWSLGQQRCIATYRVHDEGVWALQVNEGFTHIYTGGRDRKIYCTDLRNPDLRVLICEEKAPILTMELDKSADPPQAIWVSTTKSVVNKWSLKGMHNFRASGDYDNDCSAPLTPLCTQPEQVIKGGTSIVQCHILNDKRHILTKDSNNSVAFWDVLKACKGEDLGKVDFDEEIKKRFKMVYVPNWFSVDLKTGMLTITLDESDCFAAWVAAKDAGFTSPDGSDPKLNLGGLLLQALLEFWPRTHINPVEEEESELNHVNGEQESRIQKGNGYFQVPPHTPVIFGEAGGRTLFRLLCRDSGGETESMLLNETVPQWVIDITVDKNMPKFNKIPFYIQPHSSSGAKTLKKDRLSASDMLQVRKVMEHVYEKIINLDTESQTTSSSANDKLGEQEKEEDVAVIAEEKIELMCLDQLLDANMDLRTVKHFIWKSGGDLTLHYRQKST, from the exons GATCCTTACATCGCTTCAATGGAGCATCACACGGACTGGGTGAATGACATCATCCTCTGCTGTAATGGAAAAACAT TGATATCAGCCTCCTCGGACACCACCGTGAAAGTCTGGAATGCACACAAAGGGTTCTGCATGTCTACGTTACGGACACATAAG GACTACGTCAAAGCTTTAGCATATGCAAAGGACAAAGAGCTGGTGGCCTCTGCTGGGCTGGACAGACAGATCTTCCTGTGGGATGTGAACACACTGACGGCTCTGACTGCCTCCAATAATACAGTCACCA CTTCCTCACTGAGTGGAAACAAGGACTCCATCTACAGTCTGGCCATGAATCAGACAGGAACTGTGATCATCTCAGGATCTACAGAGAAG gtcttGAGGGTCTGGGATCCACGAACATGTGCTAAACTAATGAAGCTGAAAGGCCACACTGACAATGTCAAATCATTATTGTTGAACAGAGACGGCACTCAG TGTCTCTCCGGTAGCTCGGATGGCACGATCCGCTTGTGGTCTCTGGGTCAGCAGCGATGCATCGCCACATACCGGGTCCACGACGAGGGTGTATGGGCGCTGCAGGTGAACGAGGGCTTTACGCACATCTACACTGGAGGACGTGACCGGAAAATCTACTGCACAGATCTGCGTAACCCTGACTTACGTGTGCTCATATGTGAGGAGAAAGCTCCCATCCTGACG ATGGAGTTGGATAAATCAGCTGATCCTCCTCAAGCAATTTGGGTGTCCACAACTAAATCGGTTGTAAACAAATGG TCTCTAAAGGGCATGCATAACTTCAGAGCGTCTGGAGACTACGACAACGACTGCAGTGCTCCTTTAACTCCACTGTGTACACAGCCAGAGCAGGTCATCAAAG GAGGCACCAGCATTGTTCAGTGTCATATTCTCAATGACAAGAGGCACATACTCACTAAAGACTCCAATAACAGTGTGGCATTCTGGGATGTCCTCAAG GCATGTAAGGGGGAAGACCTGGGTAAAGTGGACTTCGATGAAGAAATTAAAAAGAGGTTCAAGATGGTCTATGTGCCGAACTGGTTTTCTGTAGATCTCAAAACAGGG ATGCTGACCATCACGCTGGATGAAAGTGATTGTTTTGCGGCGTGGGTGGCAGCTAAAGATGCTGGTTTTACAAGCCCAGACGGCTCCGATCCTAAGT TGAATCTGGGTGGGCTGCTCCTGCAGGCGCTGTTAGAGTTTTGGCCCAGAACTCATATAAACCCAGTAGAAGAGGAGGAAAGTGAACTCAACCATG TGAACGGTGAACAGGAGAGTCGAATTCAAAAGGGCAACGGCTACTTCCAGGTTCCTCCACACACTCCTGTCATCTTTGGGGAAGCAGGAGGAAGAACATTGTTTCG GTTATTGTGCCGTGATTCTGGAGGAGAGACAGAGTCCATGTTACTGAATGAAACCGTACCTCAGTGGGTTATTGATATCACCGTAGAT AAAAATATGCCAAAATTCAACAAGATCCCATTCTACATCCAACCTCATTCATCTTCTGGGGCCAAAACACTCAAAAA GGACCGTCTGTCTGCTAGCGACATGCTACAGGTCCGGAAAGTGATGGAGCACGTCTACGAAAAGATCATCAACCTCGACACAGAGTCACAGACCACCAGCTCCTCAGCCAATGACAAACTGGGAGAGCAGGAGAAAGAGGAAGACGTGGCAGTGATAGCTGAAGAGAAGATTGAGCTCATGTGTTTAGATCAG CTTTTGGATGCAAACATGGACCTCAGGACTGTAAAGCATTTCATCTGGAAGAGCGGTGGAGACCTGACCCTTCATTATCGACAGAAATCCACATGA